The proteins below are encoded in one region of Ricinus communis isolate WT05 ecotype wild-type chromosome 6, ASM1957865v1, whole genome shotgun sequence:
- the LOC8272238 gene encoding uncharacterized protein LOC8272238 has protein sequence MVFLFYVFLFSLAIIFSFLESRNHFYMSSPEDSEMSNPEDSEMSASDDSEMSPSEDSNFSTNGSAKVMCFCSLPAEMRVSHTPGNPFRLFYNCQKRFTQCEFLQWVDEPDLTGDRHVDELNLIRN, from the exons ATGGTCTTCctcttttatgtctttctcttttctcttgcAATTATCTTCTCGTTTCTGGAATCCAG AAATCATTTTTACATGAGTTCACCTGAAGATTCTGAAATGAGCAACCCTGAAGATTCTGAAATGAGTGCCTCTGACGATTCTGAAATGAGTCCATCTGAAGATTCTAACTTCAGTACCAATGGAAGCGCCAAAGTGATGTGCTTTTGTAGCCTTCCTGCTGAAATGCGAGTGTCTCATACACCCGGAAATCCTTTCCGATTATTCTATAATTGCCAAAAGAGGTTTACT CAATGTGAATTTCTTCAGTGGGTTGATGAGCCAGATTTAACTGGTGATAGACATGTCGATGAGCTAAATCTCATCCGCAATTAG